One window from the genome of Bacillus rossius redtenbacheri isolate Brsri chromosome 17, Brsri_v3, whole genome shotgun sequence encodes:
- the LOC134540742 gene encoding eukaryotic translation initiation factor eIF1 gives MSIQNLNTFDPFADAIKGSEDDVQDGLVHIRIQQRNGRKTLTTVQGLSSEYDLKKIVRACKKEFACNGTVIEHPEYGEVLQLQGDQRENICQWLTKAGLAKPEQLKIHGF, from the exons ATGTCCATCCAGAATCTTAATACATTTg ACCCCTTTGCTGATGCAATCAAGGGATCAGAAGATGACGTGCAAGATGGTCTAGTGCACATACGAATCCAGCAGCGGAATGGTCGTAAGACACTGACTACGGTGCAAGGACTATCTTCTGAGTATGACTTGAAGAAAATTGTCCGAGCATGTAAAAAG GAGTTTGCGTGCAATGGCACAGTGATAGAACACCCGGAGTACGGAGAGGTGCTGCAGCTGCAAGGCGACCAGCGGGAGAACATCTGCCAGTGGCTCACCAAGGCCGGCCTGGCCAAGCCGGAGCAGCTCAAGATCCACGGCTTCTAG